The proteins below come from a single Gossypium raimondii isolate GPD5lz chromosome 2, ASM2569854v1, whole genome shotgun sequence genomic window:
- the LOC105787489 gene encoding NAC domain-containing protein 37, with protein MESCVPPGFRFHPTDEELVGYYLRKKIASKKIDLDVIRDIDLYRIEPWDLQERCRIGYEEQNEWYFFSHKDKKYPTGTRTNRATVAGFWKATGRDKAVYDKSRLIGMRKTLVFYKGRAPTGQKTDWIIHEYRLESDENGPPREEGWVVCRAFKKRTSSQNKTIQGWDTTIFQDERSGITSSAIFDPLADISRQTQNFKQEIIEANNLNFIDHYDQFLQLPQLESPSMPLIKKLPNTKEVTDWRDLDKFVASQLSQEIRYGGGDEGGSSFGADTNGEISDMAVLLLQCSNNGGDEEGNKLNELLSSDIGICLFDN; from the exons ATGGAGTCATGTGTCCCACCCGGGTTCCGGTTCCACCCGACTGACGAAGAGCTTGTCGGCTACTATCTGAGGAAGAAAATTGCATCGAAGAAGATCGATCTCGATGTTATAAGAGACATCGATCTGTATAGGATCGAACCATGGGACCTTCAAG AGAGGTGTCGGATCGGGTACGAGGAGCAAAACGAGTGGTATTTTTTCAGCCACAAGGACAAGAAGTATCCGACAGGGACGAGGACTAATAGAGCGACTGTCGCCGGTTTCTGGAAAGCAACGGGACGGGACAAGGCAGTTTACGATAAATCGAGGTTGATTGGGATGAGGAAGACCTTGGTTTTCTACAAAGGAAGGGCTCCGACGGGGCAAAAAACAGATTGGATCATACATGAATATAGGCTCGAATCCGATGAGAATGGCCCTCCCCGG GAGGAAGGATGGGTGGTTTGTCGAGCATTTAAGAAGAGAACTAGTAGCCAAAACAAGACCATACAAGGGTGGGACACTACCATTTTCCAGGATGAACGAAGTGGGATTACCAGTTCCGCCATTTTTGATCCACTAGCTGACATTTCAAGACAAACCCAGAATTTTAAACAAGAGATTATAGAGGCAAACAATTTGAACTTTATCGATCACTATGATCAGTTCCTACAGCTTCCTCAACTAGAGAGCCCTTCAATGCCATTAATAAAGAAGCTGCCAAACACTAAGGAAGTGACTGATTGGAGAGACCTCGACAAGTTTGTAGCTTCTCAGCTGAGTCAAGAGATTAGATACGGTGGTGGTGATGAAGGTGGTTCGAGCTTTGGAGCTGATACAAATGGTGAAATATCAGATATGGCGGTGCTGTTGTTGCAGTGTAGTAATAATGGTGGAGATGAAGAAGGGAATAAGTTGAATGAGTTATTGAGTTCAGATATTGGAATCTGCTTATTTGATAACTGA